The DNA sequence aacctgatggtgtgccttgacaattttaatgccttgtcagtgtgctatgagatgaaaaagactgaaaattgctgcaatagAGCGTCTGCTGAATATGGTTCTTAGGCAATCAGAGGCTCTGATCATAGTTTTCAGGAGTAGAGCCATAGTACATTACCAAATGCTGAAGATTTATTCCAATTAATTTTGAAAAAAGAATGTGCTTCAAATATAGTGAATTTAACCCATTTAGTTTTGTCTCTAATCATTTTTTAGGATGAGTATTGACCAATTTGTATTGCTGGTTGGTTACTGAGCCAAATTTCAATTTGGTTAATTTCCATTTGCCCTGTCCAAAACATCATTTCTTGCTTCAATTGAATTACTTTTGCTATTCTTCTTATGTTAAATGTCCTGTAATATTAATTttattgttggcaactttcagtctcgaaagactatggtatcacgctctgaatggtggttctggaacagcgtctagtgtggctgaaaaggccaattcgggagtgacaatcccttccacactgggagcaagtgcagtctgtccctggtctgtctccctggctatgggccttccttctttgcctctttgcctcagactgttggccaagtgtctcatcaaactgggaaaggccatgctgcacagcctgcctccaagcgggccgctcagaggccagggtttcccacctgttgaggtccactcctaaggccttcagatccctcttgcagatgtccttgtatcgcagctgtggtctacctgtagggcgctttccttgcacaagttctccatagaggagatcctttgggatccggccatcatctggATATTAATAAGATACAATATAAATAATTGATACTATTTTATTGGCTGGAGTTGTTACCCATGCTATTCTGCTGTGCAACGTTAAGAAATAGTCCATTTCTTTTGGTTTGGCTTgactaaacagcccaatcctattgggctgccctactGGTgggtgttccaccagcactgactgccttatggcagtcgtGAAAATCACTCCTGTTGGAAGTGGATCCCCCTGGACCCACCAGGGCAAGTTGGCTGGGGAGGTGGTATGGGGCAGAATACAGGTGGGGGACGGCAGAAtgagggggggtggggtggggatgggcacagtttattttttatttttcacatttttatactgcccttcctccaaagagttcagggtggtgtacacagctgctcccttcctttttgttttcacaacaaccctgtgaggtaggtgagagaaagtgactgacccaaggtcacccgggaagcttcatggctgaggggggatttgaacctggatcttctaggtctaagtccacctcccaaaccactgcacgaCCCTGGCTCTCAGGGTATACAGTTCCAAGTATACCACTCTGTGCTACAAATATTTACCGCTGGGTAAggtgacaaatgttcccttacccagaggagactgtCCCTTCTGCActatgcagcagcagccatttcaacatcgctgcatcagcaggggggaaagaatcggattgggctgctagttattAATGGGGAACAATTGACACAGAAAGTTTGGCTGCTTTTGTCAACAATGCCATTGGGATGTATCTTGACTTGAGTCATACCTACAAGTTAGGGTGTGGGATGAAACCCTTTTTACCTGATCTGGAGAAGTTAGAGGATTTTTGGAAGGAAGAGACAATTGACCCCCAGCCCTTCCCCAACTTCGGTAatgttgccaaccctccaggagcCAGCATCAGTCTCCAGATGACTATCGAAAGCACTCTTGGGGATTTTAACAGAGCCTCCAGAAATTTCCAAGATAACATCACATTTGGGGAAAATAATCTTCAAGAATAATTTCAGACAGAGAAGACAGTCTTATCCAGCACTCTGATAGGCTTCAATATGCATTGTGAGACCTGTGTGTTTTGTGGGATAATCCTACATGGAAGAGGCTGACTTGTAACCATATTTCTCAACAATTATGTCTTAGGTAATCAAGAACCTCCACATGGCTCATGGATCATGATGATTTCCATGCACTGATGatgaaaaggaaaagtttgtgggATTACTGTTTCATTTTTCCTGGAGAATGGATGGAGAGGCCTTCACCTCCACTTTCTTCTCTTCTGGGAACATTCCCTCAGAAACAGGCATCACATTGGAACAGAAAACAACCTTTGTCTTTgtgattttattatttgttttcctAGGGATTCTCATTGTCCGGTGTTTTCGAATCCTTCTAGACCCATACAGGAGTATGCCAACCTCCACTTGGGCTGATGGACTTGATGGACTAGAGAAAGGCCAATTTGATTATGCTCTGGCGTAAAGTCAAAGACTTAGCAACTTCATTCAGAAGCCTCTGACATGCGGAAACCATTTCTTACCCGGGCCAAAGCACTTTAGGTTGTTTAATTCACTTCATAGCATGCTAAAAAGAATGAGAGACATCAGCAGCTGTTTCAATGAAGATAATAGGTAAATTTGTCACTTGCAAAGATGTATTGGACAGATTAGAACAATATAAAATGTACACAGCTGTAATATATTGCAGCTGAAACAGTTAGATTTGCAGCTGCTGGGAATACTTTTATTTCTGCAAGTATGTGCCTCCCCCCAATCTTTAATTAGCATTTCCAGATTTAAAGGAAAGCATGTAATTTTTCTAGCTTTGTGTATGGAAAAATAGGCAATGTTTTTCAGACACAGACAGAAATACCTTTCTAATCAATTCCACTTGCCTTTCTTACCAGAAAAGTAAGGTACCAGGGTTTCTCAGAAATGTGAATTAAAGATTTATaggttaaatttttttccagtggaAAACTGCTGTCTTGTAATGCACCCATGAGGATAAATCCATAGCTGAAATCATAGATATAAATAATGATCCTTTCCTGGTATAAGGACATTGTATAAGCTGTGTTATTTCAGATATTGCTAGATTTTCTTAAGGATTAATTATAACAATTTTAGGACTGATTTGGATAATATGCTGACTGTACTTGCCCAGGCTGCCTCTCCAAGGGCAGTGGGACAGTGTCATATTGGGAAGAGATGTGTGCACTCATGCTTTTCTCTCATATGATTGGATTGAACTACCGGTAGTTGGAATATCGCTCATGCTTAAATTTAGTTGACCCATAGGTCTCACTCAAAGATGTGCATAGATGTTCCATACATCCTCAACTGTCCCTATTTTCTAGTTCTGTTGCTTATAAACAAtatgtctgttttgttttttggggagACTAGGGGGTTCTGGgggtactttttttaaaaaaaaatgttgttagcATGAGTTAACAAAATCCCTTTTTCTGAGCCAATAGATTTATTTTAGTCAAAGGAAGCTATTCAACATAATATTAATGGGGGAAACCAACATATCTTGGACATATTCAAGCTGGAACAAactgtattcttttttttctttctccaaaaaTGGTTCCATTTGGAGCAAtgactgtgaaaatcttgatgATGAGAATCTTTTCTAAAAGttaataaatatatgttaaaaatgtCTTTCTGGGCTCCATACATTCTTTGACGGTGAGAGGGCCAATGGCTtgacttaatttaaaaaaaagtctcatacAAATCTACCCCCAGTATCAAtggatccagtatctgtggtttcactcaTCCATGGTTCTCCTGCCTCCTCTGCAGCCATTATCTTTGCTCTTCTTTACTAGTTGTTTAACACAGGAAGAGGTTCTCAGCGACAGACCTCTCCAGCCCCTTTCCTCAGGgaaaaggtctgcaatggtgcccccatgGCCTCTCCCATGTGAAAATCTGCCCCTCCACTCACCaaggcagtggtgaggcagacgggatgcagggggaggggcacgagaggggtttgtgtgtatcaggaagttgaacagggagccatggtgaggcagacgggatgcagggggagggcaggagaggggtttgtgtgtatcaggaagttgaacagggagcagtggtgaggcagacgggatgcagggggaggggcaggagaggggtttgtggctatcaggaagttgaacagggagcagtggtgaggcagacgggatgcagggggaggggcaggagaggggtttgtggctatcaggaagttgaacagggagcagtggtgaggtagacgggatgcagggggagggcaggagaggggtttgtgtgtatcaggaagttgaacagggagcagtggtgaggcagacgggatgcagggggaggggcaggagaggggtttgtggctatcaggaagttgaacagggagcagtggtgaggtagacgggatgcagggggagggcaggagaggggtttgtgtgtatcaggaagttgaacagggagcagtggtgaggtagacgggatgcagggggaggggcaggagaggggtttgtggctatcaggaagttgaacagggagcagtggtgaggcagacgggatgcagggggaggggcaggagaggggtttgtggctatcaggaagttgaacagggagcagtggtgaggtagacgggatgcagggggaggggcaggagaggggtttgtgtgtatcaggaagttgaacagggagcagtggtgaggtagacgggatgcagggggaggggcaggagagggatttgtggctatcaggaagttgaacagggagcagtggtgaggcaaatgggatgcaggggggaggggcaggagaggggtttgtgtgtatcaggaagttgaacagggagcagtggtgaggtagacgggatgcagggggaggggcaggagaggggtttgtggctatcaggaagttgaacagggagcagtggtgaggtagacgggatgcagggggaggggcaggagaggggtttgtgtgtatcaggaagttgaacagggagcagtggtgaggtagacgggatgcagggggaggggcaggagaggggtttgtggctatcaggaagttgaacagggagcagtggtgaggtagacgggatgcagggggaggggcaggagaggggtttgtgtgtatcaggaagttgaacagggagcagtggtgaggtagacgggatgcagggggaggggcaggagaggggtttgtgtgtatcaggaagttgaacagggagcagtggtgaggtagacgggatgcagggggaggggcaggagaggggtttgtggctatcaggaagttgaacagggagcagtggtgaggtagacgggatgcagggggaggggcaggagaggggtttgtggctatcaggaagttgaacagggagcagtggtgaggtagacgggatgcagggggaggggcaggagaggggtttgtgtgtatcaggaagttgaacagggagcagtggtgaggcaaatgggatgcagggggaggggcaggagaggggtttgtggctatcaggaagttgaacagggagcagtggtgaggcaaatgggatgcaggggggaggggcaggagaggggtttgtgtgtatcaggaagttgaacagggagcagtggtgaggcagacgggatgcagggggaggggcaggagaggggtttgtggctatcaggaagttgaacagggagcagtggtgaggtagacgggatgcagggggagggcaggagaggggtttgtgtgtatcaggaagttgaacagggagcagtggtgaggtagacgggatgcagggggaggggcaggagaggggtttgtgtgtatcaggaagttgaacagggagcagtggtgaggaaaatgggatgcaggggggaggggcaggagaggggtttgtgtgtatcaggaagttgaacagggagcagtggtgaggtagacgggatgcagggggaggggcaggagaggggtttgtggctatcaggaagttgaacagggagcagtggtgaggtagaccggatgcagggggaggggcaggagaggggtttgtgtgtatcaggaagttgaacagggagcagtggtgaggtagacgggatgcagggggaggggcaggagaggggtttgtggctatcaggaagttgaacagggagcagtggtgaggtagacgggatgcagggggaggggcaggagaggggtttgtgtgtatcaggaagttgaacagggagcagtggtgaggtagacgggatgcagggggaggggcaggagaggggtttgtggctatcaggaagttgaacagggagcagtggtgaggtagacgggatgcagggggaggggcaggagaggggtttgtggctatcaggaagttgaacagggagcagtggtgaggtagacgggatgcagggggaggggcaggagagggatttgtgtgtatcaggaagttgaacagggagcagtggtgaggcaaatgggatgcagggggaggggcaggagaggggtttgtggctatcaggaagttgaacagggagcagtggtgaggcaaatgggatgcaggggggaggggcaggagaggggtttgtgtgtatcaggaagttgaacagggagcagtggtgaggcagacgggatgcagggggaggggcaggagaggggtttgtgtgtatcaggaagttgaacagggagcagtggtgaggtagacgggatgcagggggaggggcaggagaggggtttgtgtgtatcaggaagttgaacagggagcagtggtgaggtagaagggatgcaggaggaggggcaggagaggggtttgtggctatcaggaagttgaacagggagcagtggtgaggtggacgggatgcagggggaggggcaggagaggggtttgtgtgcatcaggaagttgaacagggagcagtggtgaggcagacgggatgcagggggaggggcaggagaggggtttgtggctatcaggaagttgaacagggagcaggggtgaggcagacgggatgcagtgggaggggcaggagaggggtttgtgtgtatcaggaagttgaacagggagcagtggtgaggtagacgggatgcagggggaggggcaggagaggggtttgtgtgtatcaggaagttgaacagggagcagtggtgaggtagacgggatgcagggggaggggcaggagaggggtttgtgtgtatcaggaagttgaacagggagcagtggtgaggaaaatgggatgcaggggggaggggcaggagaggggtttgtgtgtatcaggaagttgaacagggagcagtggtgaggtagacgggatgcagggggaggggcaggagaggggtttgtggctatcaggaagttgaacagggagcagtggtgaggtagaccggatgcagggggaggggcaggagaggggtttgtgtgtatcaggaagttgaacagggagcagtggtgaggtagacgggatgcagggggaggggcaggagaggggtttgtggctatcaggaagttgaacagggagcagtggtgaggtagacgggatgcagggggaggggcaggagaggggtttgtgtgtatcaggaagttgaacagggagcagtggtgaggtagacgggatgcagggggaggggcaggagaggggtttgtggctatcaggaagttgaacagggagcaggggtgaggcagacgggatgcagtgggaggggcaggagaggggtttgtggctatctggaagttgaacagggagcagtggtgaggtagacgggatgcagggggaggggcaggagaggggtttgtggctatcaggaagttgaacagggagaagtggtgaggtagacgggatgcagggggaggggcaggagaggggtttgtgtgtatcaggaagttgaacagggagcagtggtgagggagacgggatgcagggggaggggcaggagaggggtttgtgtgtatcaggaagttgaacagggagcagtggtgaggcaaatgggatgcaggggggaggggcaggtg is a window from the Tiliqua scincoides isolate rTilSci1 chromosome 2, rTilSci1.hap2, whole genome shotgun sequence genome containing:
- the CTXN3 gene encoding LOW QUALITY PROTEIN: cortexin-3 (The sequence of the model RefSeq protein was modified relative to this genomic sequence to represent the inferred CDS: inserted 1 base in 1 codon) — protein: MMKRKSLWDYXFHFSWRMDGEAFTSTFFSSGNIPSETGITLEQKTTFVFVILLFVFLGILIVRCFRILLDPYRSMPTSTWADGLDGLEKGQFDYALA